One genomic window of Anguilla anguilla isolate fAngAng1 chromosome 13, fAngAng1.pri, whole genome shotgun sequence includes the following:
- the LOC118211443 gene encoding ras-related protein Rap-1A-like, which yields MREYKLVVLGSGGVGKSALTVQFVQGIFVEKYDPTIEDSYRKQVEVDGQQCMLEILDTAGTEQFTAMRDLYMKNGQGFALVYSITAQSTFNDLQDLREQILRVKDTEDVPMILVGNKCDLEEERVVGKEQGQNLARQWNHCAFLESSAKSKINVLDIFYDLVRQINRKTPVEKKKAKKKSNCVLL from the exons ATGCGTGAATACAAGCTAGTGGTGTTGGGCTCGGGGGGCGTGGGGAAATCCGCGCTG ACAGTCCAGTTCGTTCAGGGAATTTTCGTGGAGAAGTACGACCCCACAATAGAAGACTCCTACAGAAAG cAAGTGGAGGTGGACGggcagcagtgcatgctggaaaTCCTGGACACGGCAGGGACA gagcagTTCACGGCGATGCGGGACCTGTACATGAAGAATGGACAGGGCTTCGCGCTGGTCTACTCCATCACGGCACAGTCCACCTTCAACGACCTCCAGGACCTGAGGGAGCAGATCCTACGAGTGAAGGACACGGAGGAT gTGCCCATGATCCTGGTGGGGAACAAGTGtgacctggaggaggagcgggtGGTGGGGAAGGAGCAGGGCCAGAACCTGGCCCGGCAGTGGAACCACTGTGCCTTTTTAGAGTCTTCGGCAAAGTCCAAGATCAACGTTCTCGAC ATCTTCTATGACCTGGTCAGACAGATAAATAGGAAAACGCCAGTGGAAAAGAAGAAAGCGAAGAAGAAATCCAACTGCGTGTTGCTCTAA